Sequence from the Erythrolamprus reginae isolate rEryReg1 chromosome Z, rEryReg1.hap1, whole genome shotgun sequence genome:
CAGACGTACGGCTTTTCCCCGGTGTGGATATGGCGGTGCGACGCCAAGTAGGCCTTGCTCCCAAAGGATTTGCCGCACTCTGGGCACTGGTAACGCCGTTCCCCCGTGTGGACCTGCCGATGAGCAAGGAGATTCGGTTTGTGACGGAAGCTTTTCCCACACTGTGCACAGGCGTATGGGCGGTCGTCGGGCGGTCGTGCAAAGGCTTCGGACTTCGGCACTGAGCCGCCGATGCCCTCGCCTGCCATGTGCGCCATCTGGTGAGTGACGAGCTCCTCCCAGCCATGGAAACTCCAACCACACTGGTCGCAAATAAACTCCCCATTGCTTGGGAGGCCTGGAGCCTGGTGTCCTGGGAGGGGCTGCGGCCCGTAACCGAGCGCCCAGGGGTTAAAGGTCGGCGCCGGTGGGCCCTGTTGGTGCAACGCCATCTCGGGCCAGAAAGGTAGCGTTATGTCCCCTTGGATTCCGGGGAAGGGACCCATCTCGCCTTCTGGGGGTCCGGTGAATTCTGGAACACGTGGTGAAGATCCGGTCACTTGTGGGACGACGCGTGGATACTTCCGGACATGGAGACGGCGGTGGGCGGCCAAAGCGACACGTCCCAGGAAGGTCCTCCGACATTTGGGGCATTTGTAGGGTTTCCGAGGAGCGGGTTTCCATTCCGGGCTTCCGCTTTCTCCTTCCGACATTCCTACAGACCGCGAAAGCGGGCGTTTGAGTTTCTTTCGTGGtgtggaagagggaggaggaccGCGAGGCATCTCATGGTCCGGCTCCTGCGTTGGACCTGCGGAAAGAGAAAAGACATCACTTTTTCTAcagcttccttccctccttcctttctttctctttcttttcccttccttcccttctttttctatctttccttccttccttccctttcttttcttttcccacctcccttctttctcctttctttctttgtctatccttcttttttctcttttctttctttctctttcttcccttcctgccgttcccttctttcttttctaccttccccttcttttccccatcccttctttctccctttcttttcccttccttccccttgacttctttctttcctaccttccctttcttttcttttcccacctcccttctttccctttctttcttccttccttcttcctcttttccattccttccttccttcctctttctttctttgttccttccttccccttttcattcctttcttctttctttttctttccttcctctttcctcccttccttcctacctacctttcattcttttccttttttcctttcttttctcccctccccctccccttttctcttctctttcttttccttccttcctctattcccTTTCATTTTCACTTgtatccttccctcttttctttctttcctttctttccttcctttctctgcctTTTTTCATCCTTCTCCCCTTTTGTATTTTTGttccccctttttattttcttcctttctctttcattcttcctccctcttcctgcaagtttccttccttccttttttctttcatttcctttcttttccctccttccctctcttctctctttctttcttttccttcctttcctttccttcctctcttccttttcatcttttttcttctatcctttcctcttttctttccttcctttcccccctccctttctcctttccctttctttctcttctttccttccttcctttcctttttgccctcctcttctcctctccctttctctcttctcttctttccccttcctttctctttctttttccttccttcctttccttcctatcttcccattcatctttctttcctcccctcttatttatttccttcctttccttcctttctcttttccttgtttccttcccatCCCTTGttcatttcctctttttcttttcttcctttctcttccattttttctcccttcctcccctccctttctccctctcctctcttcccttaattcctgtctttctttttccttccttgcctttccttcctctctacccttttgtctttcttctccaatccttccctcttttctgttttttccttcctttccttcctttctgtcattcttcccttcctcccacctTTCCTCTTTTTGTTccgtcttcctttccctttccttcttcctcactCTGCCTgcaagtttccttccttccttttttctttcatttcctttcttttccctccttccctctcttctctctttctttcttttccttcctttcctttccttcctctcttccttttcatcttttttcttctatcctttcctcttttctttccttcctttcccccctccctttctcctttccctttctttctcttctttccttccttcctttcctttttgccctcctcttctcctctccctttctctcttctcttctttccccttcctttctctttctttttccttccttcctttccttcctatcttcccattcatctttctttcctcccctcttatttatttccttcctttccttcctttctcttttccttgtttccttcccatcccttcttcatttcctctttttcttttcttcctttctcttccattttttctcccttcctcccctccctttctccctctcctctcttcccttaattcctgtctttctttttccttccttgcctttccttcctctctatccttttgtctttcttctccaatccttccctcttttctgttttttccttcctttccttcctttctgtcattcttcccttcctcccacctTTCCTCTTTTTGTTccgtcttcctttccctttccttcttcctcactctgcctgcaatttgccttccttcctttcttcctgtttcctttttctttctttcctcttctacccctttctctcttctctttctcctttctatctttcttttccttccctttccttcctctcttccctttcatattttcttctatccattccctttttccttcttttctttctttccttcctttctgtctttttctcctcgcttccttccttcatccctcccccctttcatcttttcgttccctttttcttttctccctttcattctttctgcaaatttcattccttccttcctttttttacatttcctttcttttctctcctgccctcctcccttccctttctctcttctctcattcttctatctttcttttccgtcctctcttccctttcatctttttcttctattcttccctcttttctttctcttctttccttcctttcttttccccctcccatcctcccctccctttctctcttctctctccttaatttctttcctttccctttcctccttttctttctctccctctcttactttttttcttctatccttccccctttcttttttcatttttgttcccttccttgccttcccgtctttttccccttgttttcgtcCTTCTTTtcgtttcctttttctttccttcctctttcatccctcttcctgcaaatttccttccttcctccgtctcttccctttcatcttttttcttctatccctccctccctccctccctcccatccttccttcctttcccctgccttttccttccttcctgtctttttctccttgctgccttcctCCGCcgtttgtttttttcatttcctcttttttattcctccctctttcttcaaattcccttccttccttccctccctccctctttatagGTAGCATTTCCAAACCATCAATCTTTCccaaatcgaatcaaatcaaatcaaatcaaaaataaataaataactctccTCTCGGaatctgggaggggggggggacaatgAACCCGATCCAGATGCAGATTGACCGCCAGACACCCCGAGACCCCTCCCACACACAATGTCCAGACCGGAAGCCTCGCCCCCCTTACCTGGACGCTGTCCGTCTTGCCCTTGACGTGGCCCGACACCGATTTGGGGCACCTCCCCTCTCGCGAGCTGGGACAACACTTGTGGGATGGACAGGAGACATTCTACAAGCACGGAAGGAGCaacaggttggactagatgacctccaaggtccctcccaactctatgattctctaagaatctcctgctTCAGtagggggggctggactagatgacctccaaggtcccctcccaaCTCTGATGATTCtctaagggtctcctgcttgagtaggggggaTGGACTAGATGCCCTCTG
This genomic interval carries:
- the LOC139175842 gene encoding DNA-binding protein REPIN1-like isoform X1 — translated: MDGGTPAQASTGFEDLVVSFSAEEWAELSGWQKDLYREVMAENFQLVSSLECLLSIPQVLSQLARGEVPQIGVGPRQGQDGQRPGPTQEPDHEMPRGPPPSSTPRKKLKRPLSRSVGMSEGESGSPEWKPAPRKPYKCPKCRRTFLGRVALAAHRRLHVRKYPRVVPQVTGSSPRVPEFTGPPEGEMGPFPGIQGDITLPFWPEMALHQQGPPAPTFNPWALGYGPQPLPGHQAPGLPSNGEFICDQCGWSFHGWEELVTHQMAHMAGEGIGGSVPKSEAFARPPDDRPYACAQCGKSFRHKPNLLAHRQVHTGERRYQCPECGKSFGSKAYLASHRHIHTGEKPYVCAQCGKSFRHKPNLISHQKIHSREPLSGPHPLDAFNGEIFTGPPRPPTEVLGLDAFPPVRHTADVLPPLPQLAGVLPPPQPVIDRPFVCPVCAKQFRCKPYLVAHIRIHTGEKPYACPRCPKRFSQKSNLVSHERLHTGEKPYACPLCPRVFSQGSNMRAHQRSHRNATGVGGVEVDGGLHPGYSVQQIQQPN
- the LOC139175842 gene encoding DNA-binding protein REPIN1-like isoform X2 is translated as MPRGPPPSSTPRKKLKRPLSRSVGMSEGESGSPEWKPAPRKPYKCPKCRRTFLGRVALAAHRRLHVRKYPRVVPQVTGSSPRVPEFTGPPEGEMGPFPGIQGDITLPFWPEMALHQQGPPAPTFNPWALGYGPQPLPGHQAPGLPSNGEFICDQCGWSFHGWEELVTHQMAHMAGEGIGGSVPKSEAFARPPDDRPYACAQCGKSFRHKPNLLAHRQVHTGERRYQCPECGKSFGSKAYLASHRHIHTGEKPYVCAQCGKSFRHKPNLISHQKIHSREPLSGPHPLDAFNGEIFTGPPRPPTEVLGLDAFPPVRHTADVLPPLPQLAGVLPPPQPVIDRPFVCPVCAKQFRCKPYLVAHIRIHTGEKPYACPRCPKRFSQKSNLVSHERLHTGEKPYACPLCPRVFSQGSNMRAHQRSHRNATGVGGVEVDGGLHPGYSVQQIQQPN